Proteins from a single region of Centropristis striata isolate RG_2023a ecotype Rhode Island chromosome 9, C.striata_1.0, whole genome shotgun sequence:
- the LOC131977378 gene encoding mediator of RNA polymerase II transcription subunit 26-like isoform X1, whose amino-acid sequence MTAATATPQGMRDRLLQAVDGQSNQICNMVVVMEVISYLEKYPITKEALEETRLGKLINDVRKKTKNEDLAKRAKKLLRNWQKLIEPGKGEVLSKGHSAASWSSNGGAHPCISTPAATTPSGKTGAELKNRNDFNNCSSPRVEKPSNRKRKGDQKEGPLPPAKIPKTSLTDKIQNSKQLPTNGIGGSSDIFTDTRAHQPSDRDNPEPSDNDRLIKIPVNAVKPHPSAPGHSKPPSTSSLLKASVLQQQARQEQAVSGGQHRPRSPRSLHSPQTPKQEAGVKQSLAQAQGLSCPTVKPGSLDTSGLGPSTHPLNGCVQGSHTDSSDLDSQSRPPGMFLHSSYASSCSDVVSLEDDGAVGNIEKRKRQKYRAKDHVINLEGQTVEDSTKPVRLKDRRLTFDPVTGQIKSSFHKESSQEGGEVTPGHRPEPQWSEQPKLNAPVPPSPFQQTDWKELSRSEIIQSYLSQQSNVLTSSGAHTPGAHFFMTEFLKKEEHRSPDVKNTHALAPELPARDLPGVSREIINEDLDRLHTKQWTGVNGCYDTKGSWYDWTECISLDPHGDESRLNILPYVCLD is encoded by the exons ATGACAGCGGCTACAGCCACTCCGCAGGGGATGAGAGACCGGCTGCTGCAGGCCGTCGACGGCCAGAGCAAT CAGATATGCAACATGGTGGTAGTTATGGAGGTGATCTCCTATTTGGAGAAATATCCTATCACCAAAGAGGCACTGGAG GAAACCCGTCTTGGCAAGCTCATCAACGATGTCCGGAAGAAAACCAAGAATGAGGACCTTGCAAAAAGGGCCAAGAAGCTCCTTCGGAACTGGCAGAAGCTAATCGAGCCGGGGAAGGGCGAAGTGTTGTCCAAAGGACACAGCGCTGCATCGTGGTCTTCCAATGGTGGTGCTCATCCCTGCATCTCCACTCCAGCTGCCACAACACCATCAGGTAAAACAGGAGCAGAGCTGAAGAACAGAAATGACTTCAACAACTGCTCCTCCCCGAGGGTGGAGAAACCCAGCAACAGGAAACGTAAAGGGGACCAGAAGGAAGGACCGCTCCCACCAGCCAAGATACCCAAAACGTCTCTGACTGATAAAATTCAAAACTCCAAACAACTGCCAACTAATGGGATTGGCGGTAGTTCTGACATTTTTACAGATACTCGTGCACATCAGCCTTCAGACAGGGACAATCCTGAGCCTTCGGACAATGACAGGCTCATTAAAATCCCAGTCAATGCTGTAAAACCTCATCCAAGTGCCCCCGGACACAGCAAGCCTCCGAGCACTTCTTCTTTGCTAAAAGCATCAGTTCTGCAGCAACAAGCCCGACAGGAGCAAGCGGTCTCTGGGGGGCAGCATCGACCCAGAAGCCCGCGCTCCTTGCACAGTCCTCAAACTCCAAAGCAGGAAGCTGGTGTCAAACAATCTTTAGCACAAGCACAGGGTCTCTCTTGCCCCACTGTGAAGCCTGGATCTCTTGACACGTCTGGGCTGGGGCCTTCCACTCATCCTCTCAACGGTTGTGTTCAGggttcacacacagacagttcAGATCTGGATTCTCAGAGTCGGCCTCCCGGTATGTTTCTCCACAGCTCGTACGCCTCCTCCTGCAGCGATGTGGTTAGTCTGGAAGACGATGGAGCTGTTGGCAAtatagagaaaagaaaaagacagaaatacagAGCGAAGGACCATGTGATCAATTTAGAAGGACAGACTGTAGAAGACAGCACGAAACCAGTCAGGCTAAAAGACAGgaggctgacctttgaccctgtaACAGGACAGATCAAGTCCTCCTTCCATAAGGAGTCTAGCCAGGAGGGGGGGGAGGTCACACCGGGCCACAGACCTGAACCTCAGTGGTCAGAGCAGCCCAAGCTGAATGCACCAGTTCCTCCCAGTCCCTTCCAGCAGACGGACTGGAAGGAGCTGTCGCGGAGTGAAATCATCCAGTCGTACCTTAGCCAGCAGAGCAACGTGCTGACATCATCAGGCGCCCACACCCCCGGTGCACACTTCTTCATGACAGAGTTCTTGAAAAAAGAGGAACACCGAAGTCCAGATGTGAAGAACACTCACGCGCTGGCACCAGAGCTCCCAGCCAGGGATTTACCGGGGGTCAGCAGAGAAATCATCAACGAAGACCTGGACAGACTACACACCAAACAATGGACCGGGGTCAACGGTTGCTACGACACAAAGGGTTCTTGGTACGACTGGACGGAGTGCATCTCCTTAGACCCGCATGGAGACGAGAGCAGGTTGAACATACTGCCATATGTCTGTCTGGACTGA
- the LOC131977378 gene encoding mediator of RNA polymerase II transcription subunit 26-like isoform X2, translating into MTAATATPQGMRDRLLQAVDGQSNICNMVVVMEVISYLEKYPITKEALEETRLGKLINDVRKKTKNEDLAKRAKKLLRNWQKLIEPGKGEVLSKGHSAASWSSNGGAHPCISTPAATTPSGKTGAELKNRNDFNNCSSPRVEKPSNRKRKGDQKEGPLPPAKIPKTSLTDKIQNSKQLPTNGIGGSSDIFTDTRAHQPSDRDNPEPSDNDRLIKIPVNAVKPHPSAPGHSKPPSTSSLLKASVLQQQARQEQAVSGGQHRPRSPRSLHSPQTPKQEAGVKQSLAQAQGLSCPTVKPGSLDTSGLGPSTHPLNGCVQGSHTDSSDLDSQSRPPGMFLHSSYASSCSDVVSLEDDGAVGNIEKRKRQKYRAKDHVINLEGQTVEDSTKPVRLKDRRLTFDPVTGQIKSSFHKESSQEGGEVTPGHRPEPQWSEQPKLNAPVPPSPFQQTDWKELSRSEIIQSYLSQQSNVLTSSGAHTPGAHFFMTEFLKKEEHRSPDVKNTHALAPELPARDLPGVSREIINEDLDRLHTKQWTGVNGCYDTKGSWYDWTECISLDPHGDESRLNILPYVCLD; encoded by the exons ATGACAGCGGCTACAGCCACTCCGCAGGGGATGAGAGACCGGCTGCTGCAGGCCGTCGACGGCCAGAGCAAT ATATGCAACATGGTGGTAGTTATGGAGGTGATCTCCTATTTGGAGAAATATCCTATCACCAAAGAGGCACTGGAG GAAACCCGTCTTGGCAAGCTCATCAACGATGTCCGGAAGAAAACCAAGAATGAGGACCTTGCAAAAAGGGCCAAGAAGCTCCTTCGGAACTGGCAGAAGCTAATCGAGCCGGGGAAGGGCGAAGTGTTGTCCAAAGGACACAGCGCTGCATCGTGGTCTTCCAATGGTGGTGCTCATCCCTGCATCTCCACTCCAGCTGCCACAACACCATCAGGTAAAACAGGAGCAGAGCTGAAGAACAGAAATGACTTCAACAACTGCTCCTCCCCGAGGGTGGAGAAACCCAGCAACAGGAAACGTAAAGGGGACCAGAAGGAAGGACCGCTCCCACCAGCCAAGATACCCAAAACGTCTCTGACTGATAAAATTCAAAACTCCAAACAACTGCCAACTAATGGGATTGGCGGTAGTTCTGACATTTTTACAGATACTCGTGCACATCAGCCTTCAGACAGGGACAATCCTGAGCCTTCGGACAATGACAGGCTCATTAAAATCCCAGTCAATGCTGTAAAACCTCATCCAAGTGCCCCCGGACACAGCAAGCCTCCGAGCACTTCTTCTTTGCTAAAAGCATCAGTTCTGCAGCAACAAGCCCGACAGGAGCAAGCGGTCTCTGGGGGGCAGCATCGACCCAGAAGCCCGCGCTCCTTGCACAGTCCTCAAACTCCAAAGCAGGAAGCTGGTGTCAAACAATCTTTAGCACAAGCACAGGGTCTCTCTTGCCCCACTGTGAAGCCTGGATCTCTTGACACGTCTGGGCTGGGGCCTTCCACTCATCCTCTCAACGGTTGTGTTCAGggttcacacacagacagttcAGATCTGGATTCTCAGAGTCGGCCTCCCGGTATGTTTCTCCACAGCTCGTACGCCTCCTCCTGCAGCGATGTGGTTAGTCTGGAAGACGATGGAGCTGTTGGCAAtatagagaaaagaaaaagacagaaatacagAGCGAAGGACCATGTGATCAATTTAGAAGGACAGACTGTAGAAGACAGCACGAAACCAGTCAGGCTAAAAGACAGgaggctgacctttgaccctgtaACAGGACAGATCAAGTCCTCCTTCCATAAGGAGTCTAGCCAGGAGGGGGGGGAGGTCACACCGGGCCACAGACCTGAACCTCAGTGGTCAGAGCAGCCCAAGCTGAATGCACCAGTTCCTCCCAGTCCCTTCCAGCAGACGGACTGGAAGGAGCTGTCGCGGAGTGAAATCATCCAGTCGTACCTTAGCCAGCAGAGCAACGTGCTGACATCATCAGGCGCCCACACCCCCGGTGCACACTTCTTCATGACAGAGTTCTTGAAAAAAGAGGAACACCGAAGTCCAGATGTGAAGAACACTCACGCGCTGGCACCAGAGCTCCCAGCCAGGGATTTACCGGGGGTCAGCAGAGAAATCATCAACGAAGACCTGGACAGACTACACACCAAACAATGGACCGGGGTCAACGGTTGCTACGACACAAAGGGTTCTTGGTACGACTGGACGGAGTGCATCTCCTTAGACCCGCATGGAGACGAGAGCAGGTTGAACATACTGCCATATGTCTGTCTGGACTGA